Proteins found in one Oncorhynchus mykiss isolate Arlee chromosome 17, USDA_OmykA_1.1, whole genome shotgun sequence genomic segment:
- the LOC110493928 gene encoding uncharacterized protein LOC110493928, which yields MPELQDNYRIAKKRFECLKKRLKKDVTLYSRYNEVVEDYLQQDMAEDVPKDNASSADNVKYYLPHHAVLREDKVTTKLRVVFDASSHEDGCPSLNDCLLTGPNLNPDLLSVLIKFRLHEIAFMADIKKAFLQISLAERDRETVRFLWLTGPPKGENEEELRVLRMKRVVFGASPSPFLLAATIRKHLKQYETEQPEVVEILRESLYVDDFIASSRNVEEAYLVTTTAKRMLSNAGMDLCKWMTNSPELKTKWEESTTTDHPLTLQTQGVVLKVLGLTLCLTSGRY from the exons ATGCCAGAACTCCAAGACAACTATAGAATCGCCAAGAAACGGTTTGAATGTCTGAAGAAAAGGCTGAAGAAGGATGTGACGTTGTACAGCAGATACAATGAAGTAGTAGAAGACTACTTACAACAAGATATGGCAGAGGACGTGCCCAAGGACAACGCATCAAGTGCAGACAACGTAAAATACTACTTACCTCACCATGCAGTACTCCGAGAAGATAAGGTGACAACAAAACTGAGAGTGGTGTTTGATGCCTCGTCCCATGAAGATGGCTGTCCATCTCTCAATGACTGTCTACTCACAGGACCGAACCTGAATCCGGATCTGCTCAGCGTTCTAATAAAGTTCAGACTACATGAGATCGCATTCATGGCAGACATCAAGAAAGCTTTCCTGCAGATATCcctagcagagagagacagagagacagtgagatttCTATGGCTCACTGGCCCACCAAAGGGAGAAAATGAAGAGGAGCTGCGTGTGCTGAGGATGAAAAGAGTGGTATTTG gaGCTTCCCCAAGTCCATTTTTGCTGGCAGCTACAATCAGGAAGCACCTGAAACAATATGAAACAGAACAACCAGAAGTtgtagagatactgagagagtCACTCTACGTAGATGACTTCATTGCAAGTTCACGCAATGTTGAAGAGGCTTACCTTGTGACAACAACTGCAAAGCGAATGCTGTCGAATGCAGGCATGGACCTCTGCAAGTGGATGACCAATTCTCCTGAATTGAAAACAAAATGGGAGGAGAGTACGACAACTGACCACCCGTTGACGTTACAAACACAAGGAGTAGTGCTGAAGGTTTTAGGTTTGACTTTGTGTTTGACCTCAGGCCGTTACTGA